In a single window of the Shumkonia mesophila genome:
- a CDS encoding GntR family transcriptional regulator, with protein MIVTAPTPRDIDEIYSIRSLVEAEALRRITPSDAEIIEKLENCIARGADGLKSSGSRALTDPQNDFHLVLVSILDNRRLQDFLNSVYGLATSFRFLSMEEEGEARAAMRDHMEILAFLKLGRTEDAIARLKDHIRVSRENLKQRLYKT; from the coding sequence GCGCCGACGCCAAGGGATATCGATGAAATCTACAGCATTCGATCACTGGTGGAGGCGGAGGCTTTGCGGCGCATCACGCCGTCCGACGCCGAGATCATCGAGAAGCTCGAGAATTGCATCGCTCGCGGGGCCGACGGCCTGAAAAGCTCTGGGTCCCGCGCCCTCACTGATCCACAGAACGATTTCCACCTCGTTCTGGTATCGATCCTGGACAACCGTCGCCTTCAGGACTTCCTGAACTCGGTGTATGGACTCGCAACCAGTTTCCGGTTCTTGTCGATGGAGGAAGAAGGAGAAGCCCGCGCCGCCATGCGGGACCATATGGAAATCCTCGCCTTTCTGAAGCTGGGGCGGACGGAGGATGCCATAGCCCGCCTCAAGGACCACATTCGCGTGTCGCGAGAGAATCTTAAGCAAAGACTTTACAAAACTTGA
- a CDS encoding tyrosine-type recombinase/integrase, producing the protein MNESISAVPVSPLRQRLIDDMNMRRFSPETQRNYLRDMGRFATFVGRSPDRATAEDLRRFQIEQGEAGMPAPTMNSIVSALRFFFTHTLDRPDLARKLVRVRHPRKLPVVLSRDEVARLLNATTCIKHQAALSVAYGAGLRV; encoded by the coding sequence ATGAACGAGTCCATTTCCGCGGTCCCTGTCAGCCCGTTGCGCCAGCGGCTGATCGACGACATGAACATGCGCCGGTTCTCGCCGGAGACGCAGCGCAACTACCTTCGCGACATGGGTCGGTTTGCCACCTTCGTCGGGCGGTCGCCTGATCGGGCGACGGCGGAAGATCTGCGCCGGTTCCAGATCGAGCAGGGCGAGGCCGGGATGCCGGCGCCGACCATGAACAGCATCGTGTCGGCACTGCGTTTCTTCTTCACCCATACCCTCGATCGGCCCGATCTCGCTCGCAAGCTGGTGCGGGTGAGGCATCCGCGCAAGCTGCCCGTGGTGCTGAGCCGGGACGAGGTAGCCCGTCTGCTCAACGCGACCACCTGCATCAAGCACCAGGCGGCGCTGTCGGTCGCCTACGGCGCCGGCCTGCGCGT